One window of the Arthrobacter sp. zg-Y919 genome contains the following:
- a CDS encoding HNH endonuclease signature motif containing protein has protein sequence MDQLGNTERITEEQDGEDQQPEGLDGQADASCTLAVYRAETDTDSGPGPSPSPAAAEPAAACSTAAGSPDRVYPDGFTGTLALQNLEAFDEQTVGDALSRVAHLISWAQAQQARLMDRMEATFRDRFHAASGRLEPGMGFSLAAAECATILNVPQMTAQRLMFEAGTLCSTHTATLAGLEEGQISYAHAQVVLDQCQNVPSAALPEFEASLLKAAEGQTRAQFSAKARRLREKQYPETIAKRHLTAFEQRKVTLDREEDGMSCLSAHLRAEEAQQIYATLSTAARGEQSDGDPRTADQLRADILAQLLMGGLSSPRAGGPGEAGRRAGRADSVARRTAGGAWVVGEGVGGLGSTSVGGHGPVGGSGCEDAGVVPRAEVMVLINAETLFGADDRPAELHGYGPISAEAARRLARNAAGWTGLARDPETGEILGVGKRRKVPAGLRRWLRARDGTCRFPGCRVSTANADIDHTIDWAKGGPTVHGNLEHLCRRHHRFKTLGFWKACQPVPGVIEWISPTGRVYRTEPFLELGPPQVDADQPKPPF, from the coding sequence ATGGACCAGCTCGGGAACACCGAACGGATAACCGAAGAGCAGGATGGCGAAGACCAGCAGCCGGAAGGGTTGGATGGTCAGGCGGATGCGTCATGCACCCTGGCGGTTTACCGTGCGGAAACGGATACCGATTCTGGCCCCGGCCCCTCGCCCTCGCCAGCCGCAGCCGAGCCGGCCGCCGCCTGTTCCACTGCTGCTGGAAGTCCTGACCGTGTGTATCCGGACGGCTTCACCGGCACGTTGGCGCTGCAGAACCTGGAAGCCTTCGATGAGCAAACAGTCGGAGATGCTCTCAGCCGCGTTGCACATCTGATTTCCTGGGCGCAGGCACAGCAGGCCCGGCTGATGGACCGGATGGAGGCGACCTTCCGGGACCGCTTCCACGCTGCCTCTGGCCGGCTCGAACCAGGGATGGGGTTCAGCCTCGCGGCCGCCGAATGTGCCACTATCCTGAACGTTCCCCAGATGACTGCGCAGCGGTTGATGTTCGAAGCGGGCACCTTATGCAGCACCCATACCGCGACCCTGGCCGGTCTGGAAGAGGGACAGATTAGTTACGCCCACGCGCAGGTGGTGCTGGACCAGTGCCAGAACGTCCCCTCCGCTGCGCTGCCGGAATTCGAAGCCAGCCTGCTCAAGGCCGCTGAGGGGCAGACCCGGGCGCAGTTCTCCGCGAAGGCCCGGAGACTGCGCGAGAAACAGTACCCGGAAACCATCGCGAAAAGGCACCTCACCGCGTTCGAGCAGCGCAAGGTCACTCTGGATCGTGAAGAGGATGGCATGTCCTGCCTGTCGGCTCATCTGCGGGCAGAGGAAGCCCAGCAGATTTACGCGACCCTCAGCACTGCGGCCCGAGGTGAACAATCCGACGGGGACCCAAGGACTGCGGACCAGCTGCGTGCCGACATCCTGGCGCAGTTGCTGATGGGCGGGCTGAGTTCACCCCGCGCCGGCGGGCCTGGTGAAGCGGGTCGAAGGGCTGGCAGGGCAGACAGTGTCGCCCGCAGGACGGCTGGGGGAGCCTGGGTTGTTGGGGAGGGTGTCGGCGGGCTCGGATCAACCAGTGTTGGCGGCCACGGTCCAGTGGGCGGTAGTGGCTGCGAAGACGCCGGTGTCGTCCCGCGGGCCGAAGTTATGGTCTTGATCAATGCCGAAACGCTCTTCGGGGCCGATGATCGGCCGGCGGAACTGCACGGCTACGGTCCTATCAGCGCCGAAGCAGCCCGACGGTTGGCCCGCAACGCCGCAGGTTGGACCGGATTGGCGCGGGACCCTGAGACAGGGGAGATTCTGGGTGTGGGGAAACGGAGGAAAGTTCCTGCCGGGCTTCGCCGCTGGCTGCGGGCCCGGGATGGAACCTGCAGGTTCCCCGGGTGCCGGGTCAGCACCGCAAATGCGGACATCGACCACACGATCGACTGGGCGAAAGGCGGTCCAACGGTCCACGGGAATCTGGAACATCTATGCCGGCGGCACCACCGCTTCAAGACCCTGGGTTTCTGGAAGGCCTGCCAGCCGGTGCCTGGAGTTATCGAGTGGATCTCGCCGACCGGACGCGTGTACCGGACCGAGCCCTTCCTGGAACTCGGACCCCCGCAAGTGGATGCCGATCAGCCGAAGCCGCCGTTCTAA
- a CDS encoding alpha/beta hydrolase, with protein MSNVFDNLVVYLRSGMAITPTSGTAHGLTHHLAAVNGTELHYVSAGTAGPPLLLVHGFPETWWAFHELIPLLAEDHRVFAVDLRGFGDSSIADSGYSSAVAAEDLRQLIAHLDVGPVHLSGQDISGGAVFRLAALHPELVRSFTAIEMGLAGFGLEGLADVTHGGSWHIGVLAAPGIPELLLAGRERQFLQWAFNGMTAAAGAITENDYDEFGRSYSRAGGWNGAAGLYRSMLSEGDELKALAASNPVSMPVLTVGASGGPFTETTMQQVTDGPLFPVQLDGVGHYAALEAPGRLAGVMLDFLTGHGAWSASAHLPAGSSEA; from the coding sequence GTGTCTAACGTTTTCGACAACCTGGTTGTCTATCTGAGGAGCGGCATGGCCATCACCCCAACAAGCGGCACGGCGCACGGACTCACGCATCATCTGGCGGCCGTCAACGGAACCGAGCTCCACTACGTCTCTGCTGGTACTGCCGGGCCCCCTCTCCTGCTGGTCCACGGTTTCCCTGAGACCTGGTGGGCCTTCCACGAACTCATTCCGCTGCTTGCCGAAGACCACCGTGTGTTCGCCGTTGACCTTCGAGGTTTCGGCGACTCAAGCATCGCCGACAGCGGCTACAGCAGTGCGGTGGCTGCTGAGGATCTGCGTCAGCTGATTGCCCATCTCGACGTCGGACCGGTGCACCTCAGCGGCCAGGACATCAGCGGCGGGGCGGTATTTCGGCTGGCCGCCTTGCATCCGGAGCTTGTCCGAAGTTTCACAGCCATAGAAATGGGATTGGCTGGCTTCGGGCTGGAGGGCCTGGCCGACGTTACGCATGGTGGTTCCTGGCATATCGGCGTGCTGGCTGCCCCCGGCATCCCGGAACTGCTCCTGGCCGGCCGCGAACGGCAGTTCCTGCAATGGGCATTTAATGGGATGACCGCCGCTGCCGGGGCAATCACCGAGAACGATTATGACGAGTTCGGGCGGAGTTACTCCCGTGCCGGCGGATGGAACGGTGCGGCTGGCCTGTATCGGTCCATGCTCAGCGAGGGCGACGAGCTGAAGGCCTTGGCGGCATCGAACCCGGTGTCGATGCCTGTGCTCACGGTTGGGGCCAGCGGTGGTCCGTTTACGGAAACTACTATGCAGCAGGTCACCGACGGGCCGCTTTTCCCGGTCCAACTCGACGGCGTGGGGCACTATGCAGCGCTGGAAGCACCGGGCAGGCTCGCGGGCGTGATGCTCGATTTTCTAACTGGTCACGGCGCCTGGTCGGCTTCGGCGCACCTCCCTGCCGGTAGCAGCGAGGCTTAG
- a CDS encoding MarR family winged helix-turn-helix transcriptional regulator, producing MSRSGADLALLLLGGYRRLVDEAMAQLDEQGFEDFRPAHEFALRTIASGADNASELGRGLAVSKQAAAKTIATLLDRGYVMRDADPKDARRKHLAVTPRGFEVMRQGEAVFERLREEWSERLGHGELEKLESTLARLVGDAAVRPVAPGWIAQA from the coding sequence ATGTCCCGATCCGGCGCCGACCTGGCCCTCCTGCTGCTCGGCGGTTACCGTCGGCTAGTCGACGAGGCGATGGCTCAGCTCGACGAGCAGGGATTCGAGGACTTCCGGCCGGCCCACGAGTTTGCCCTGCGAACGATCGCGTCCGGCGCAGACAATGCTTCCGAGTTGGGACGGGGGCTTGCCGTTTCAAAACAGGCAGCGGCTAAAACGATCGCAACCCTCCTGGACCGGGGCTATGTGATGCGCGACGCCGACCCGAAGGATGCCCGCCGGAAACATCTCGCGGTGACACCGCGGGGATTCGAGGTGATGCGGCAGGGCGAAGCCGTCTTCGAGAGGCTCCGGGAGGAATGGTCCGAGCGTCTCGGCCACGGAGAACTGGAGAAGCTGGAGTCGACCCTGGCAAGGCTGGTGGGGGATGCAGCCGTACGGCCAGTCGCTCCCGGCTGGATTGCACAGGCGTAG
- a CDS encoding alpha/beta fold hydrolase: protein MNGSSTPDTIVLVHGLWVTPRSWEGWKAHYEAKGFTVLTPAYPGFDIEVEALRENPDVIATLTVPETLDHLAGVIESLPRPPIIMGHSFGGLLTQMLLARGLGVAGAAINSAPTEGVRVTPLSQARSLFPALKNPANFHKAVGFTPDEWHYAFTNTLSREDSDAAYERYAIAAPGNWVWAYGLLANFQPGHQETWVDYSTDRAPLLFIGGSEDHIMPPSVNKSNARHWAKSPALTEYHEFDGRAHWTCAEPGWEEVADYALDWSLGHAQPSAL from the coding sequence ATGAACGGTTCCAGCACCCCTGACACCATCGTGCTCGTCCACGGTCTCTGGGTGACGCCCCGCAGCTGGGAAGGGTGGAAAGCCCACTATGAGGCGAAAGGCTTCACTGTCCTGACGCCCGCGTATCCGGGATTCGACATAGAGGTAGAGGCACTGCGTGAAAACCCGGACGTGATTGCCACGCTGACCGTGCCGGAAACCCTGGATCACCTCGCGGGCGTCATTGAGTCTCTGCCCCGTCCGCCCATCATCATGGGACACTCCTTCGGCGGTCTTCTGACGCAGATGCTTCTCGCGCGCGGTTTGGGTGTTGCTGGTGCTGCCATTAATTCGGCACCAACCGAAGGGGTGAGGGTTACCCCGCTGTCCCAGGCCCGCTCACTCTTCCCCGCACTGAAAAATCCTGCCAACTTCCATAAAGCGGTGGGGTTCACCCCGGACGAATGGCACTACGCCTTCACCAATACGCTGAGCCGGGAAGACTCCGATGCTGCCTACGAACGGTATGCCATTGCCGCTCCCGGGAATTGGGTGTGGGCGTACGGATTGCTCGCGAATTTCCAGCCGGGACATCAGGAGACGTGGGTGGATTACTCCACCGACAGGGCACCGCTGCTGTTTATCGGAGGCAGTGAAGACCACATCATGCCCCCGTCGGTGAATAAATCCAACGCCAGGCACTGGGCCAAATCACCCGCCCTGACGGAATACCACGAGTTCGATGGCAGGGCGCATTGGACCTGCGCTGAACCGGGGTGGGAAGAGGTGGCCGATTATGCGCTGGATTGGAGCCTCGGCCATGCGCAGCCCTCAGCTCTCTAG
- a CDS encoding SDR family NAD(P)-dependent oxidoreductase, translating into MTTIAIIGAGRGLGAAVARRFGAEGFSVALISRSQAKVDALAEDLGKAGIPARGFAADVRNPESIAAALEAAAETLGPVEVLQYSPLPQKDFMRPVLETTVADLRGPVEFSIYGPVAAVHQVLPGMRFLGENRGTILFVNGGSAVKPGRGVTGTSVAFAGQAAYAQLLNEVLGEEGIHVSQLIIGGRIIEGDPEKDPDVLAGVLWDLHTRRDTFRHQISTD; encoded by the coding sequence ATGACTACTATCGCGATCATTGGTGCAGGACGCGGCCTAGGTGCCGCCGTCGCTCGGCGATTCGGTGCGGAGGGATTCTCCGTTGCGCTGATCTCCCGAAGTCAGGCCAAGGTGGATGCCCTCGCCGAAGACCTCGGCAAGGCCGGCATTCCGGCCCGGGGCTTCGCCGCCGACGTCCGCAACCCGGAATCGATCGCCGCGGCCCTCGAGGCTGCGGCCGAAACCCTCGGCCCCGTCGAGGTGCTGCAGTACAGCCCCCTTCCGCAGAAGGACTTTATGCGGCCCGTCCTTGAGACGACGGTGGCTGACCTCAGGGGCCCGGTCGAGTTCTCCATCTACGGGCCGGTCGCCGCAGTCCACCAGGTGCTGCCCGGAATGCGGTTCCTTGGCGAAAACCGGGGCACCATCCTCTTCGTCAACGGTGGTTCTGCCGTGAAGCCCGGGCGCGGTGTCACCGGAACCTCGGTGGCGTTTGCCGGCCAGGCCGCCTACGCGCAGCTGCTCAACGAGGTCCTCGGCGAGGAGGGCATCCACGTGTCCCAGCTGATTATCGGCGGCCGCATCATCGAGGGTGACCCGGAAAAGGATCCCGACGTTCTCGCCGGCGTCCTCTGGGACCTCCACACCCGCCGGGACACGTTCCGCCACCAGATCAGCACGGACTGA
- a CDS encoding MFS transporter: MRIPLYMDRTTPSGLPQAAAVDHSAHPHRWLLLAVLALAQLMVVLDGTIVNIALPDAQRELGMSDGDRTWVVTIYALAFGSLLLLGGRIADYWGRKRTFMVGMAGFAVASAIGGFAESTEMLLAARGLQGAFAALLAPASLAILTITFPSGKDRIKAFAVYGAIGGGGAAIGLLLGGILTQYASWNWCLLVNVPIAVAAMAAGLPLIRESKAHGNTRYDLPGAILVVAGLASLVYGFSQAENGWARVETIAFLVAGVLILALFVFVESRVSNPLLPLRVLTNKVRGGAFLTSTLTGAALLGGILFLIFYFQIVLGYSPLKSGLASLPMTIAITVGAGVLSKFLPGTGVRLPMTVGPIVGAAGLIWLSFISVEGNYALEVLPGLALLGFGLAMIFVPLQNVALAGIDEHDAGVASAAVSATQQIGGSIGTALFTAVYTAGITSYLSSSNGGQPTAQLEALVNGYSTAFIWAGVALFLAAPIGYFMIRPSKEDLLKVPDVAPVG, translated from the coding sequence ATGAGGATCCCCCTTTATATGGACCGCACCACCCCTTCCGGCCTGCCGCAGGCCGCCGCCGTCGACCACTCGGCACATCCACACCGCTGGCTGCTGCTGGCCGTTCTGGCACTCGCCCAGCTGATGGTGGTCCTGGACGGAACCATCGTGAATATCGCCCTGCCGGATGCGCAGCGCGAACTGGGGATGTCCGACGGCGACCGCACCTGGGTGGTCACGATCTACGCGCTCGCCTTCGGCTCGCTGCTGCTGCTCGGCGGACGCATCGCCGATTATTGGGGCCGCAAGCGCACCTTCATGGTAGGTATGGCCGGTTTTGCCGTGGCCTCCGCCATCGGCGGTTTTGCGGAAAGCACCGAAATGCTCCTGGCCGCCCGCGGCCTGCAGGGCGCCTTCGCCGCACTGCTCGCACCGGCGTCGCTCGCCATCCTGACCATCACCTTCCCCTCGGGCAAGGACCGCATCAAAGCCTTCGCCGTGTACGGCGCAATTGGCGGCGGCGGCGCGGCCATCGGCCTGCTGCTTGGCGGGATTCTCACCCAGTACGCCAGCTGGAACTGGTGCCTGCTGGTCAACGTGCCGATCGCCGTCGCCGCCATGGCTGCCGGCCTGCCCCTAATCCGCGAAAGTAAGGCGCACGGCAACACCCGCTATGACCTGCCCGGTGCCATTCTTGTGGTGGCCGGACTGGCCTCGCTCGTGTACGGCTTCTCCCAGGCCGAAAACGGCTGGGCACGTGTTGAAACCATTGCCTTCCTGGTTGCCGGCGTGCTGATCCTGGCGCTCTTCGTGTTCGTGGAAAGCCGGGTCTCGAACCCGCTGCTGCCCCTGCGCGTGCTGACCAACAAGGTCCGCGGCGGCGCCTTCCTGACCTCCACACTGACCGGCGCAGCCCTGCTGGGCGGCATCCTGTTCCTGATCTTCTACTTCCAGATTGTCCTGGGCTACTCGCCGCTGAAGTCCGGCCTGGCGTCGCTGCCCATGACCATCGCCATCACCGTCGGCGCAGGCGTCCTGTCCAAGTTCCTTCCCGGCACCGGTGTACGCCTGCCCATGACCGTGGGACCGATCGTCGGCGCTGCCGGCCTGATCTGGCTCTCGTTCATCTCGGTGGAGGGCAACTACGCCCTGGAAGTCCTGCCCGGACTGGCACTGCTGGGCTTCGGCCTCGCAATGATCTTCGTGCCGCTGCAGAACGTGGCGCTGGCCGGCATTGATGAGCACGACGCCGGTGTGGCCAGTGCCGCTGTCTCGGCCACGCAGCAGATTGGCGGGTCCATCGGCACCGCGCTGTTCACGGCCGTCTACACGGCGGGCATCACGTCCTACCTGAGCAGCAGCAACGGCGGCCAGCCCACCGCGCAGCTCGAGGCACTCGTGAACGGCTACTCCACCGCGTTCATCTGGGCCGGCGTCGCACTGTTCCTCGCTGCCCCGATCGGGTACTTCATGATTCGCCCCTCCAAGGAGGACCTGCTGAAGGTTCCGGACGTGGCGCCCGTCGGCTAG
- a CDS encoding NAD(P)/FAD-dependent oxidoreductase, with protein sequence MNTKNFPLLMAPGRMGPMETHNRIVLPAMDMNVSEHGEIEQPEIDHYVARAAGGAGLIITGACAIAFPHGAASMKEPGLSDDKYIPGLKALADAVHAAGSKLCIQSTHHGKVARVDVANDRPVLAPNQPDYTYDMSALADSTREELGKMGAATAGKQTAYHEMTAEDISWLVSTWADAAERVAKADADAIEIHVAHGYILGVFLNQRDNLRTDEYGGTLENRARLACEVISAVRERVGDRLAILVRVAGEEYGQEGGLTLDEAIEASKLFEQAGADAIHVTGWGRNPFDNFTDGPLPNKVGAYLKNAAEIKKHVNVPVIAVGRMLPEVSEKALAAGQIDFAAMGRQLLADPELPNKLRDGKFDQVRPCINCYLCVAENFFDDTPFCAVNPALGNEALLPLKPASATKHVVVVGAGPAGLESARVLTERGHRVTVVDKSDRLGGTMWFSTMTTPDNERLLKWFKSEIRRLNIAVKLNTPATVESIRALHPDHVIVATGAVRPKPDFPGGDLPIVQTGDTLRAMMLGTATAEEAGAVLSTLGKLGRLSGVTKSPEFVRQFTKVWLPMGKDVVVIGGSLVGLELAEFLAERGRRVTLLHETQQLGLPLAMPRRWTAVKESEKHGVKIHRNASITRITEKSVEWTVGGESFSAPADMVVYADGTTSASPLADELRAADITCDVVGDAGAVNYIHGAIHSSWEVATAL encoded by the coding sequence GTGAATACCAAAAACTTCCCCCTCCTCATGGCCCCGGGGCGCATGGGCCCCATGGAAACACATAACCGAATCGTCCTGCCTGCCATGGACATGAATGTCTCCGAGCACGGCGAGATTGAACAGCCCGAAATCGACCACTACGTGGCCCGCGCCGCGGGAGGCGCCGGGCTGATCATCACCGGTGCCTGCGCCATTGCCTTCCCGCACGGCGCGGCCTCCATGAAGGAGCCGGGGCTCTCGGATGACAAGTACATTCCCGGGCTCAAGGCACTGGCCGACGCCGTCCATGCCGCCGGCAGCAAGCTGTGTATCCAGTCCACGCACCACGGCAAGGTAGCCCGCGTCGACGTCGCCAATGACCGGCCGGTGCTGGCACCCAACCAGCCGGACTACACCTATGACATGTCCGCCCTGGCCGACAGCACCCGCGAAGAGCTCGGCAAGATGGGTGCGGCCACCGCCGGCAAGCAGACCGCGTACCACGAGATGACGGCCGAGGACATTTCCTGGCTGGTCTCCACCTGGGCCGATGCGGCAGAGCGCGTCGCCAAGGCCGACGCCGACGCGATCGAGATCCACGTGGCGCACGGCTACATTCTGGGCGTCTTCCTCAACCAGCGGGACAACCTGCGCACGGATGAATACGGCGGCACCCTGGAAAACCGGGCCCGGCTCGCCTGCGAAGTCATCAGTGCCGTCCGGGAGCGGGTAGGCGACCGCCTGGCCATCCTGGTCCGCGTGGCCGGCGAGGAATACGGACAGGAAGGGGGCCTCACCCTCGACGAGGCCATCGAAGCCTCCAAGCTGTTCGAGCAGGCCGGCGCCGACGCCATCCACGTCACCGGCTGGGGACGTAATCCGTTCGACAACTTCACCGACGGTCCGCTGCCCAACAAGGTGGGCGCGTACCTGAAGAACGCCGCGGAGATTAAGAAGCACGTGAACGTGCCGGTGATCGCCGTCGGCCGGATGCTGCCGGAAGTCTCCGAGAAGGCGCTGGCCGCCGGGCAGATCGACTTCGCCGCGATGGGACGCCAGCTGCTGGCCGATCCGGAGCTGCCGAACAAGCTGCGTGACGGCAAGTTCGACCAGGTCCGCCCCTGCATCAACTGCTACCTCTGCGTCGCCGAGAACTTCTTCGATGACACCCCGTTCTGCGCGGTCAATCCGGCGCTGGGCAACGAGGCCCTGCTGCCGCTGAAGCCCGCCTCCGCGACCAAGCACGTAGTGGTTGTCGGCGCCGGCCCCGCCGGACTGGAAAGCGCCCGGGTCCTCACCGAACGCGGCCACCGGGTCACCGTGGTGGACAAGTCCGACCGTCTGGGCGGGACCATGTGGTTCTCCACCATGACCACCCCGGACAACGAACGGCTGCTGAAGTGGTTCAAGTCTGAAATCCGGCGCCTAAACATCGCGGTCAAGCTGAACACCCCGGCCACGGTGGAATCCATCCGCGCCCTGCACCCGGACCACGTGATCGTAGCCACCGGCGCCGTGCGCCCCAAGCCGGACTTCCCGGGCGGTGACCTGCCCATTGTGCAGACCGGCGACACGCTGCGGGCCATGATGCTCGGTACGGCAACTGCTGAGGAAGCCGGCGCGGTGCTGAGCACCCTGGGCAAGCTCGGCCGCCTCTCCGGCGTGACGAAGAGCCCGGAGTTTGTCCGCCAGTTCACCAAGGTCTGGCTGCCGATGGGCAAGGACGTTGTGGTGATCGGCGGCTCCCTGGTGGGCCTGGAACTGGCCGAGTTCCTCGCCGAGCGCGGCCGCCGGGTGACGCTGCTGCATGAGACGCAGCAGCTCGGCCTCCCGCTGGCCATGCCGCGCCGCTGGACCGCGGTGAAGGAATCCGAAAAGCACGGTGTGAAGATCCACCGCAACGCCTCGATCACCCGCATCACCGAGAAGAGCGTCGAGTGGACCGTGGGCGGCGAAAGCTTCTCCGCCCCCGCGGACATGGTGGTCTACGCGGACGGCACGACGTCGGCCTCTCCCCTGGCGGACGAGCTGCGGGCCGCGGACATCACCTGCGACGTGGTGGGCGACGCCGGTGCGGTCAACTACATCCACGGCGCCATCCACTCCTCCTGGGAGGTAGCCACCGCCCTCTAG
- the fmdA gene encoding formamidase encodes MPKVVFPLDSSRKFEDQEKLGHNRWHPEIPPVAVLRPGEAFRVDCREWFDGAIVNDDSAEDILNAPLLTVHKLSGPFAVEGARPGDLLVVDILDVGPIPQEDSGPLAGQGWGYTGIFARENGGGFLTDQFPDAYKAVWDFSGQTATSRHVPGVSFTGMIHPGLMGTAPSAALLAKWNQREGDLIATDPHRVPPLALPPEAGHAVLGGLPRDQWDRVGGEAARTAPPRENGGNQDIKNLSKGSRIFYPVFVDGANLSVGDLHFSQGDGEITFCGAIEMGGFIDLRVDLIRGGMETYGVSENAIFMPGNVDPQFSEWIAFSGTSVTLDGEQRYLDSHLSYQRACLHAIDYLTKFGYSPEQAYLLLGAAPIEGRLSGVVDIPNSCSTVYIPTSIFDFDVRPSAAGPFQIDPGIGAPRASST; translated from the coding sequence ATGCCCAAGGTCGTCTTTCCCCTTGATTCGTCCAGGAAATTCGAGGACCAGGAGAAGCTGGGGCACAACCGGTGGCATCCGGAAATACCTCCGGTTGCGGTGCTGCGCCCCGGGGAGGCCTTCCGGGTGGACTGCCGCGAGTGGTTTGACGGTGCCATCGTCAATGACGATTCCGCCGAAGACATCCTCAACGCCCCGCTGCTGACCGTGCACAAACTCAGCGGCCCGTTCGCCGTGGAAGGCGCCCGTCCCGGCGACCTGCTGGTGGTGGACATTCTCGACGTCGGCCCCATTCCGCAGGAGGACTCCGGTCCGCTGGCGGGACAGGGCTGGGGGTACACCGGGATCTTCGCCCGCGAGAACGGCGGCGGTTTCCTCACCGATCAGTTCCCCGACGCGTACAAGGCCGTCTGGGATTTCAGCGGCCAGACCGCCACCTCCCGGCACGTCCCCGGGGTTTCCTTTACCGGCATGATCCATCCCGGATTGATGGGGACCGCGCCGTCGGCGGCCCTGCTGGCCAAGTGGAACCAGCGGGAAGGTGACCTGATCGCCACCGACCCGCACCGTGTTCCGCCGCTGGCCCTGCCGCCGGAGGCCGGGCACGCCGTCCTCGGCGGATTGCCCCGGGACCAATGGGATCGGGTGGGCGGGGAAGCCGCCCGCACTGCGCCGCCGCGGGAGAACGGCGGAAACCAGGACATCAAGAACCTGTCCAAGGGCAGCCGGATCTTCTACCCGGTGTTCGTCGACGGCGCGAACCTTTCCGTGGGCGACCTGCACTTCTCACAGGGCGACGGCGAAATCACCTTCTGCGGCGCCATTGAAATGGGCGGGTTCATCGATCTCCGGGTGGACCTGATCAGGGGCGGTATGGAGACCTACGGTGTCTCCGAAAACGCCATCTTTATGCCGGGGAACGTGGATCCGCAGTTCAGCGAGTGGATCGCCTTCTCGGGCACCTCGGTGACGCTCGACGGCGAGCAGCGCTACCTCGACTCGCACCTGTCCTATCAGCGGGCCTGCCTGCACGCGATCGACTACCTGACGAAGTTCGGGTACAGCCCCGAACAGGCCTACCTGCTCCTTGGCGCCGCACCGATTGAAGGCCGGCTGTCCGGAGTCGTCGACATCCCGAACTCGTGTTCCACCGTGTACATCCCGACGTCCATTTTCGACTTCGATGTACGCCCCTCCGCGGCCGGACCGTTCCAGATCGATCCGGGCATTGGAGCGCCGCGGGCCAGCAGTACCTGA
- a CDS encoding zinc ribbon domain-containing protein, whose amino-acid sequence MPLYAYRCAAGPEGPAGPDCAGFEVQLAMGSAPGSLPCPACGAPARRRFTSPNLSRSSSSAYRLIESTQRSAAEPAVVRSPGPVSGARPAGNITTNPLHRKLPRPD is encoded by the coding sequence ATGCCGCTCTACGCCTACCGCTGCGCTGCCGGCCCGGAGGGCCCCGCAGGGCCGGACTGCGCCGGTTTCGAGGTCCAGCTCGCCATGGGGTCCGCCCCCGGATCCCTCCCCTGCCCCGCGTGCGGGGCTCCGGCCCGGCGCCGTTTCACCTCACCCAACCTCTCGCGCTCTTCCTCCAGTGCGTACCGGCTGATCGAGTCCACCCAGCGCAGCGCGGCGGAGCCCGCCGTCGTCCGCTCCCCCGGCCCGGTGTCCGGCGCCCGTCCGGCCGGCAACATCACCACCAATCCGCTCCACCGAAAGCTGCCCCGTCCCGACTAA